From a single Okeanomitos corallinicola TIOX110 genomic region:
- a CDS encoding ABC transporter ATP-binding protein produces MSYPIIRVENLGKKYIIGLQQKEKYTALRDVISNKVKSLGSLINPKAVKENPNLEEFWALKDLFFDIKQGDRVGIIGRNGAGKSTLLKILSRITEPTEGRINIKGRVASLLEVGTGFHPELTGRENIYLNGAILGMSKAEIKRKFDEIVDFSEVEKFLDTPVKHYSSGMYVRLAFAVAAHLEPEILVVDEVLAVGDAAFQKKCLGKMENVASEGRTILFVSHNIGAVRALCNQGIVLNAGTIIKQGNAEDCISEYLAKVANNQAESGETIWDIDDAPGSENFRLSKVAIFSNSGEIRSSFSAQEEIIIHIHYQLFKNIEGMRLVLQVLTQTGEIAFTTTDHGQRQSENGLPGHHTSICRIPGKLMNLSNYVIKLWAGIPGKQYLLEPIELMMFSVVGAGNHHSTYTDYQRWPGVLCPELQWEVVSEDN; encoded by the coding sequence ATGTCTTATCCAATTATTCGCGTTGAGAACCTGGGTAAAAAATATATTATTGGACTCCAGCAAAAGGAAAAATATACAGCATTGCGTGATGTAATATCTAACAAGGTCAAATCTCTTGGTAGTTTAATCAACCCAAAAGCTGTCAAAGAAAATCCAAATTTGGAAGAATTTTGGGCTTTAAAAGATTTATTTTTTGATATTAAACAAGGCGATAGAGTTGGAATTATTGGGCGTAATGGTGCAGGAAAATCAACTTTATTAAAAATTTTAAGCAGGATTACAGAACCCACTGAAGGACGCATAAATATTAAGGGACGAGTTGCTAGTTTATTGGAAGTGGGAACAGGTTTTCATCCAGAGTTAACAGGAAGAGAAAATATATATCTTAATGGTGCAATTCTGGGAATGAGTAAAGCCGAAATTAAACGCAAATTTGATGAAATTGTAGACTTTTCTGAGGTAGAGAAGTTTTTGGATACCCCAGTAAAACATTACTCTTCTGGGATGTATGTAAGGTTAGCTTTTGCAGTAGCAGCACATTTAGAACCGGAGATTTTAGTTGTAGATGAAGTATTAGCGGTAGGAGATGCAGCATTTCAAAAAAAGTGTTTAGGAAAAATGGAAAATGTAGCATCTGAAGGGCGAACAATTTTATTTGTGAGTCATAATATTGGCGCAGTTCGCGCACTTTGTAATCAAGGCATTGTCTTGAATGCGGGAACAATTATTAAACAAGGAAATGCAGAAGATTGCATTAGTGAATATTTAGCAAAAGTTGCTAACAACCAAGCTGAATCAGGAGAAACTATATGGGATATAGATGATGCTCCAGGTAGTGAAAATTTTAGGTTATCAAAGGTAGCAATATTCTCCAATAGTGGAGAAATAAGATCATCATTCTCTGCTCAGGAAGAAATTATCATTCACATTCACTATCAGTTATTCAAAAATATAGAAGGGATGCGTCTAGTTTTACAAGTGTTAACCCAAACTGGTGAGATAGCATTTACAACTACAGACCATGGACAACGCCAGAGTGAAAACGGCTTACCTGGACATCATACTTCTATATGTCGTATTCCTGGAAAATTGATGAACTTGAGTAATTATGTGATCAAACTATGGGCAGGAATTCCAGGTAAACAGTATCTCTTAGAACCCATTGAACTGATGATGTTTTCGGTTGTTGGTGCTGGAAATCATCACTC